In Ramlibacter sp., the sequence AACGGCCACACCTGGGCGGTGGGCAGCGCCAGGAAGTCGTACCGCTCGAACAGCTTCAGCATCTGGTGGTAGAAGGTGCTGCGCTGCGCGCTTGCCGCCAGGAACTGGTTGCCGCTGAGGCCCTGGGCCTGCTCGTGCTCCCACAGCGCCTCGGGCTTGATGAGCGCGCGGTTGGCCGGCTTGAGCAGGAACGGCGCGATGCGCGCGGCCACCAGCGCGCGCCGCCAGACCAGCCAGGCCTGCCACACCGCCTCCGGTGAAAACCCGGGCGCTGTGGCCTCCACAGGGCAGCCCAGGGCCTCGAGCCGCGCCAGCGCCTGGCCACAGACCTCCAGAATGCCCGGCTCCATCGGCAGGTAGCCCCCCAGGTCGCCGAGCCAGCCGATGCGCCAGCCACGGGGGTCGCGCGCCAGATCCGTGGCAAAAGGGGAAGGGTCCTCGGCGATGGCCAGCGGCGCATCGGGGTGCGGTCCGGCCTGGATGGCCAGCAGCTGCGCCACGTCGCGCACGCTGCGGCCCATGGGGCCTTCGGTGCCCAGTTGCGCCACCCAGAGGTCCGGCGTGGGCGCCATGGGCACCCGCCCCTGCGAAGGCCGCAGCCCGAAGACGTTGTTCCAGCCCGCCGGGTTGCGCAGCGAGCCCATGAAGTCCGAGCCGTCGGCCACCGGCAGCAGGCGCAGGGCCAGCGCCACGGCCGCACCGCCGCTGCTGCCGCCGGCCGAGCGGCTGGGGTCGAACGCATTGCGGGTCAGGCCGAACACCTCGTTGAAGGTGTGCGAGCCCAGGCCAAACTCGGGCGTGTTGCTCTTGCCGATGACGATGCAGCCGGCCGCCTTCATGCGGGCCACCATCAGGCTGTCCTCGCGCGCGACAAAGTCCCGCATCAGCGGCGAGCCCAGGGTGGTGGGCAGGCCGGCGGCGTTGGCCAGGTCCTTGATGGCCTGCGGCATGCCATGCATCCAGCCCATCGATTCGCCGCGCGCCAGTCGGGCGTCGCGTTCGTCGGCCTCGCGCAGCACCGCTTCGGGCTCGCGCAGGCTCACCAGGGCGTTGTAGCGCGGATTGAGTTCGTCGATCCGCGCGAGGTAGGCCGTCATGACTTCGCGGCACGACACCTGGCGGGCGTGGATCAGCGCTGACAGCGCGTGGGCGGGGAGTTCGGTGAGGTTCATGGAGGGGCCGGCACGAAGGGTTTATATTGCGGTGCGAACAGCCCCATTTTGGAGCCTGCCCCCCATGAATGACGATCACGACCAGACCGCCTCCTTGATGTCGCCCTCCAAACTGGCGCGCATCAAACCGCAGCAACCCGTCTCACCCGGCGCCTGGCTGGACCAGATGGCTGCTGACGTGGGCCAGCTGCAGGTGGTGAATCTCACGGCGGCCCAGCGTGCGCTCGCGGGGCAGCTGCGCGCCGGGGACCTGCAGGCCGTGGTCGCTCCCGTCCAGGCCCTGCAGGCGGCCCAGCAGGCGCTGGACTTCAATCTGCTGCAGACCCGCGGCTGGTGGGCCCGTGCCACGGGCAAGGCCCGCAGCGCGGGGGCGGAGTTCGCGGGCCAGGTCGAGCAGACCGCGGACGCCATGAAGGCGCTGACCGCCAAGGTGTCGGCCCTGCAAAAGGTGCAGACCGAGAGCGTGACGGCCACCGAGCGGACGCTGCTGGATGTCGAGGTCGAGCGCCGGGCGCTCGACCAGATCGTGGAGCAGGGCGCCAAGTGGCTGCAGGACATGCGCAACCAGTTACAGCAGCGCCATGCCGCCGCAGCCGGGGGCAACGACCCGGTCGCGCAGCAGCAGGTCAAGGCCGATGCCCAGCGCTGCGAAATCCTGGTGGCGCGGCTCAAGGCCTTGCGCGCGCTCGGCGCCGGTGCCGAGCAGGCCCTCGACGAAACCCGCGAGGCGCTGGCGCGCCGCGGTGCGCTGTTGCAGATGCTGGCGCAGGCCTTGCCCGCCACCTTCCGCAACTGGAACACCCGCCTGTCCAGCCTCGCGGCTGCTGCATCGGGCGGCTCCGATGCGCCGGCCCTGAGCCTTGAAGGTCCCCAGGAGATCCACCAGCAGATGCTCAAGCAGGTGGCGCAGGCCCTGGCCGATTGCGCGGGGCTGCAGGCGTCCGAGCAGGTGCTGGCGGGCCATCTGGACTCGCTGGGCCAGCAACTGGCCGCCATTCCCGGAAACTGAGCGGATGACTTTTCTCGCGATTGATGTCGGGAACACCCGGCTCAAGTGGGCCCAATACGCCTCCCCCACTCCCGGCCAGGAGCCGCTGGCCCATGGTGCCGAGTTCCTGGAGAACATCGACAAGCTGTCCGACGGCAGCTG encodes:
- a CDS encoding amidase, encoding MNLTELPAHALSALIHARQVSCREVMTAYLARIDELNPRYNALVSLREPEAVLREADERDARLARGESMGWMHGMPQAIKDLANAAGLPTTLGSPLMRDFVAREDSLMVARMKAAGCIVIGKSNTPEFGLGSHTFNEVFGLTRNAFDPSRSAGGSSGGAAVALALRLLPVADGSDFMGSLRNPAGWNNVFGLRPSQGRVPMAPTPDLWVAQLGTEGPMGRSVRDVAQLLAIQAGPHPDAPLAIAEDPSPFATDLARDPRGWRIGWLGDLGGYLPMEPGILEVCGQALARLEALGCPVEATAPGFSPEAVWQAWLVWRRALVAARIAPFLLKPANRALIKPEALWEHEQAQGLSGNQFLAASAQRSTFYHQMLKLFERYDFLALPTAQVWPFDASLRWPAAISGRAMDTYHRWMEVVIYATFAGLPCISVPAGFGPTGLPMGLQLIGRPRGDLAVLQLAHAYEQAATDVVQIAPIQQAR